In one window of Scylla paramamosain isolate STU-SP2022 chromosome 38, ASM3559412v1, whole genome shotgun sequence DNA:
- the LOC135091633 gene encoding uncharacterized protein LOC135091633 yields the protein MPQTKTFPSTYSLRSLKCLIHEEEDNLLLQKDIGMPETREKGDIRVSFQCYSMAEGNLHMFQGFSRPRKERLLRQARKETENVTLEVIKSMRASLEGWPIIVLVWEHMPTPLPHTFHGMPFPLGLDGPSQPHPFPLGLTSASGHLSYHHMGVRSTLTPLSPRCSSLLHGWVGSQDITSLLPFWPRDLPSPHKS from the exons ATGCCACAAACAAAGACCTTCCCAAGTACCTATTCATTAAGATCCCTTAAGTGCCTCATacacgaggaggaagataatcTACTCCTGCAAAAGGACATTGGAATGCctgaaacaagggaaaaaggtGACATAAGAGTCTCTTTCCAGTGCTACAGTATGGCAGAAGGAAATCTGCACATGTTTCAGG GTTTCTCAAGACCAAGAAAAGAGAGACTTTTGagacaagcaaggaaggaaacagaaaatgtcaCCTTGGAGGTCATCAAAA GCATGAGGGCATCCCTAGAAGGGTGGCCAATCATTGTGCTGGTGTGGGAACACATGCCCACACCCTTGCCACACACATTCCATGGCATGCCTTTCCCCTTGGGACTTGATGGCCCTAGCCAACCTCACCCTTTCCCCTTGGGCCTGACGTCAGCCTCTGGCCACCTCAGCTATCACCACATGGGAGTGAGGTCAACCCTCACTCCTTTGTCTCCGCGGTGCTCCAGCCTGCTTCACGGCTGGGTGGGTTCCCAGGACATCACGAGCCTTTTACCTTTCTGGCCACgtgacctcccttcacctcacaaGTCCTGA